Genomic segment of Dromiciops gliroides isolate mDroGli1 chromosome 3, mDroGli1.pri, whole genome shotgun sequence:
TGTCCGGTCCTTCACAAAGTCCCTTGGGACAAGGCCAGGGGCCTCTCTTAGGAGgcctttctctgcaacttcttgGGGAGGGGTCACCCCCCCAACACCTGGAGCTCCAGATGGGCCGTCCAGCAAAGAGGCGCCTCCCACCTTCATGTTGAACTTTCTGAGGGGTACAAGTTCCCCACGGTTGAAGCTGTGAGCATGTGTAAGGCCCTCAGCTGAGACAGAATGAGCCAGGCATGCTCGTCCTCCTTTGTCCTTGTCCTGCTGGGATGGTGTTTTCCTTCTGAGCACTGACCAACAGGAGCGGAGGGAGGGGGAGCATTGGAGCACTGTGGGATGTTTTTGGTCTGGAGGGAAAATAACCTCAGTCAGAAGCGGGAAACGAGCTGTTTTCAAGTCTTCTGCCTGGCCACAGAAGCTAGAATTATGGGTGcaattaggcacctactgtgttcccCTCAGGTGGAAAAGCTACAAAGAGCCGtttgtggttcagtggatggaaaCCTCCTGGTGAAGTGATCCAGAAGTGGGGGGCCCTTCATGTGAGGTGGCCTTCCACTGACCACTTCTGCCTGACCACTGGGTACTGTGGCCTCCGAGCCCCTGTCCAGCTTGGTAGAGTCCCTGCTCTGTGATGTCAGTGTGTGTGTGATGGGATTTCTTTTCTCCCCAGTGTCAGGTGGAACTCAACAGGAAAGTCCTTGCTGACCTGGCTATTTACGAACCCAAGACTTTTAAGTCTTTGGCTGCTCTGgccaagaggaggagagaagaaggcctGGTAGCTGCCCTGGGGGACAAGAAGGAGCCGGTGGGGATCTTCTCCCGGGTGGTGCATTATCAGTGAAGGTGCCAGGGCCATGGCCACCACCACCAGGGCACTGCGCCCCAGGAAGGACGTGGGGTAACTCAGTTCCACCAATAACAAAATGTGCAGTCTAAGAGCCTCGCCGAGCTAGTCAAGTTCTTTCATAATCACGTCTTTTCACATTTCAGGAGCTCAACAGCCCGGGAAGGGAGCTGGGCTTTGACCAGGTGGGAGGATGGGGGGAACCCTTTTTATAccagaaacctggaaggattcaTTCAGTGTGTCTTCTCTTAAACAAGggacaaatttaaaaaatgtattctggAAGAGATTATAAAATAAAGCTTTTGTAACATAGATATTGTGGTAGATCATTCCCCTGGCATCCCAGTCATTCATCTGGTGTTAAAAGTCTTCTTGGGGCACACCCTGCCTGGGTAAAGAAAGACTTCCAAATTGAAGGCATGGGCCGTGTTAGATGCTCTTTCTCTGAGAAATAACATGAttgatcaacttgctggggtCAGTAGTAGGGTACTCttcccttggaaaagcaaagtggTTAATCAACTAGATAATGAAACGTGTCAATGGTACTCAGAAAATTAggcaccttgaaatttatagcaggagCCTAATTGGAAGCCAGTTGTGCTCACTACATGAGTAGAAAGGACCAAGTGGTAATGATAACCCCAAGTTAGGAACCTGATCCCAGTTGTTTCAAGCATCCCTATTCCCCAACAGTTGTAATTTCTCCCCCATCTAGTCCCCTATAAAAACACTCCTCTGGCTCAAGGAGGAAGAGATCTTAAATATACTCCTCCCCAGGAGCTGAAGTTTTAAGCTTCTCCCAGCGACATCCTCTCCTGTCGAATAAAAACTTTAACTCTGGAATGTGTGCGAATTAATTCTTTAAATGAGGATATTCAAGAACCAATTCACTCATGACAGAGTCATCAGGAAAGCCAAGGTCACAAGGCTGGTTTCTAGGCCCTGCTCTGCCCTCAGTTTCTGACCTGGAGTGAGTCACTTCTCTTCTGAGCCCCATTTCCCTCACCTACAATGAAGGGTTAGACTAGGGGGTGTCCAAAGGtttttccagctctaacctcTATTTCTGTGGCATTAAAAAGCcaggcaagaagcatttattaaatgcttatggtGTCCCTGGAGGCATTGTGCTAACTACTGGGGGAACAAAGGCCAAAAAAAGGGGAGGCCAGGCACATAAAAGGTAGAGAGTGGATGGGAGTGAGAGAACGGTCCtggcagtggggggtggggagcaggagaCACCTCACAAGCTGCAATTTGAGCTCCAGGGTCATTTTGTTCCACCTGTtcgttttacaaatggggaaaccaaggcccacaCAGGGAAGCAATTTGCCCTATATCACACATCTGGTGAgtggtcaggatttgaaccccagaccCGATTTCCAATTCAGTGCTGTTGTTCCATGCCAACTCCCACCGTGCCTCATCGAGGACCTAGGACACAATTTCATCATTGGAAAGGGACCTCCATAAAGTGGTTGGAATGTTTCAGGATCAGATTGAAGAGCACCTTTAAGCTTGGGTTTTGGGGAGGCCTTGATCTGGTCTGAGCCCAGAGTAAAGGGAACACTGGGGTAGGAGGGCAGCCTAcaacatctgttttttttttgggggggggggcatggggcTGTTTTCTGTGTTATTTGTTCCCATCTGGGGGCCTAGAACAACATGCTACAGTCTAGTGGGCTTCACACATTTTTGTGGCCTTGGCTTCTTGAGCCTTAGCTTCCAGAGCTCCATCTGATCCCCTCTAACTGGGAAGGCTTGAGTGATAGACTGAGGGATGGCCTTCACCTGTTAGCTGACACCACACCAGCCCAGCTAAATTCCAGAGGGTTAAAACCCAGTTGACTTCAGCACCCCCTGAAGAACCAAGTCTTGCAAGAGCTGCAGCCTGTTACTGACTGACATTACATTCTGGGGATGCTTAAAGACTGCAGATCATGAAGGTCCCTGTGTTAGAGGAATCCAAACTGCAAACAACTGGAAGGGTACCCTgcctatgtaaaataaaaattttttaaaaatatataaaatagaaacaaaaataaaaaacaaacaaatgaaaaaaggagaCCACAAGGAATTCAGGGATGAAATTATTCAATTATTCAGTTCACAACAACAAGCAGATATATTCAGCACCTACTCTATGGACGCCACTGGTCCCCAACACAAGAAATAAAACCTTACTCCTTGCCCTCAGAGTGCTTACCTTCTTGAACCATTGAAGGATTGGATATACtatattttccccttaaattcTAAATAAGTCAGAGTTTTTAGATTTAATGTACGACTATTCCTTAGAGAGGAATTTAATGTACGATTATTCCCCTTAAGAGGTCCATACTTCAAGAGACCTCCTGATCCAGAagtctgggttccaatcctgactctCTCTGTGTGATCGTAGAAAAGTCACAACcactgggtttcagtttcttcatctgtaaaatgaggaagatgaggaattCTTACTTATTAGTCCCTCAAATAAAACATAAAGCATCTAAGTCCCCTAACCATCCTTCCAGTGCTGTATAGATGCTATCACCTACTAGACATTTGATTTttccattgggggcagctaggtggcgcagtggataaagctcaaataaataaagttcaaattcggcctcagacacttgacatgtactagctgtgtgaccctgggcaagtcacttaacaccaattgcctcaccaaaaaaaaaaaaagaaaaagaaaaagattttccATTGGCTCAAAGCCTCTATGTAGCTTATAAACAGAACTAAGAACATCTTTTGCTTAAATGTTTGTAAATTcggctttggacacttactagctgtgtgatcctgggcaaagtcatttagcctttatttgtctcagtttccttatctataaaatgaggataataatatcactcaCCTTCAAGgctaattgtgaggatcaaaggagattaatatttgtaaattgcttagcacagtgtcttgcacatagtaggtttttaaaagtataatccCCTTTGCTACAAAGGATTGTGCAATTTGGAGGAGGTGATCTCCTTTCAATAAAAttgtgatacaaaaacaaaaggcatcaatatattttttaaagtgctgtgTTGATTATTTTTGTCTATtcccttgttgtttgtcctttgttctcaaagaggaccatgacacagggaaggtgatgtcatcacttgcagtgaattggatttcagtgaggcagggctgtgcaaggtcaacaacctcacCTCTCTCCTCTAGAGACATTTGGGTtcggtggcaagatatacatgggGATGATTAGAGATGCCCCCCCCATgttttgaggcaactgggttgTGAGCTGCCAactagggcggctaggtggtgcagtagagcattggctctagagtcaggaggacctgagttcaaatttcatctcactagcctgtgaccctgggcaagtcacttaacccccattgtcttgTTCCCCTGGAGCAGCGTTTTCCCATTTCTGGCAATTGTTTACTTTTGGGCGGTGCCTGGAATTGGCCCTTCTTGGATTTTATGCCATAAATGCCAACAGCTCAGTTCGTACATAGGGCTGGCAGGGCTTTGGGAATAGGGCAtcgaggcagctgggtggaggaCACACTGTATAGGGGAGGGAATTACAATAGCCCCTGGCGATGAGCTCCTGAATGAGGGTGTTCAGAGGGCGATCCACAGGAGTCGTGTGGAGTTTAGAACCTAGAAGACTCTCCAACTGTGGGGCAGCAGGGGGGACAGAGCCCAGGGAGACCATGGGGTTTTGTGCCTGGGTAACCGGAGGGGTCGTGGCTGGCACCCTagatctggagctgaaagggatcttgggGGCTGTCTTTCTAGCACTGGGATCTTTGGTATCGGGGGCCCCTCTGGTGGTTTGTGATGTCTATGtgtaccctccctcccttctcagagtcatgtttttaagtaaaaaaaaccaaaacaccaaaaacaCGAGGGTTCCAAAGGAAGCCAATTGTATCGAAATAGTTACCAAATATTAAACTATTCTAAAATCCCCTTCAATTTGGATGCCCAGCACGTGGCTTCCGCTGAAGAAGCTGTCACTTTCTTCGGGTGaagccctgggtctggagtcggcaagatctgaattcagatgatGTCTCACCGCTCACCCAGCTGTGAGCCTGAGCGGCTCACTCAGCcacactctgcctcagtttcctgaactgtaaaatggggagttaTAGGGATGATAGCACCTcacttccagggttgttgggaaggcATGTTCTTGTTCATCGGGCGGTGAGCTCCCGGGGGTTGGGGGCAGGAGGTGGGGGGGCCTTTCCCCTTGCCCCGTATCCCTAGCCTTGGCACAGCAACCGAGGTTTGGTGGGTGTTTAATCGGGGCTTGTCGACCCAGACGGGCtacagtgttttgcaaaccttaaggcgcTACATcgatattttattgttattatcaagtaggaatttacagaggaggaaactgaggctcggagatTAAATGGCCGGCACCAGTGCCGAGACTGGCTTCGGAGCTGCGCTTCTTAATCCAGCACTCTAGGCAGCGTGACTTGTCACGTCTCTGATCTCGTCCCTGGTGGGGAGGGGACAAAGGCCCAGGAACGAGGTTTTAGCCAACTCGGGCTCCGCCACTGGGATGGAGTACGGAGCACAGAGGCCTCGACGGACAAGCTACCCTCGTGGGGCATTATGGGAGacgggagggggagaagggagaaccGTAGGCGGAGGCGCCGCAATGCACGCTGGGTAACGTGCCCCACTTCCCCCGCCCGCGCCGAATTCCCGGCCCGTGAGTCAGAGCGAGCGGCCCGAGTGACGCGCGCCGCAGCCAATCGCGGCGCGCGGCGGCGGTGGGGGCCGAGCGGCGGCGGCCAATGGAGTCCTCGGGGGCGGGCGGGCGCAGAGAGGCGCCGCCGGGCGGGGGCCAGAAGCACGAAGAAGACCCAagatggcggcggcggcggcagctgcGGGAGCCCCGGCTGTGGCGGCGGCCGCGGCGGGTTCGGGGGCCGGCGGAGCGGCGTCGGCGGccggctcgggctcgggctcgggcGGCGGGGCCGGGGGAGCGGCGTCGGCGGCGGGCTCGGGCGGCTCGGGTTCGGGCGTGTTGATCGGGGACCGGCTGTACTCTGGCGTGCTCATCACGCTTGAGAACTGCCTGCTGCCCGACGACAAGCTGCGCTTCACGCCGTCCATGTCGAGCGGCCTGGACCCCGACACCGAAACCGGCCTGCGCGTCGTGGGCTGCGAACTTATCCAGGCGGCCGGCATCCTGCTGCGCCTGCCGCAGGTCTGTACGGGGCTCGGCCGGGctggcctggggggagggggggaggggaggcggggggggggggatagggagCCGGAGGGGAAGGACGGgacgggaggggagggaggaagtcgCGAGTCCGAGGTAACCGCCGCCGCCCCACCCGGCGGCCAGCGCGCAGGCGCGAGCCCGTCATGGGCgggggaagggtttgggggaggggagggaggtggccCGGCCTGGTCCTTTGTTCCCGGAGCCGCCCGGGACAAAGCCGGGCGTGGGGCCCGGGGAGACCGCACCCACCGAGCGCCagcggggcgggggtgggggggcatccGGGAAAACCCCTAGAAAGCCTAGGCCCAAGTCCCAAACGACCGTCCTACAGGGCGGTGGCTTTTTCATgcggagttggggaggggggaggacacTCCGTGTCACGGACCCCCGTGTCACGGACCCCTGACCTccccggcctcagtttcctccggTGCGAAATGAGCGGTTGGTACTTGGTGGCATTTCAGGCCCCTTTCAGCCTCCAAACTGTGGGCTTAGGCGCCCGAACCCTTTCTGAGCCCCGGTCTCCTAttgtgtaaaataaagggttcGCACTCGAGGGGTTGGGAAGTTCCTGTGATTCTGGATCTCGACTGAGATTctttctgggcctcggtttcctcttgtgtaaaaatGAAAGCTTGGTTTCTATGGTTTcattggggtcccttccagcgcATGGTCCTATCAATCATCCTAAGTCGTCTAACGTTTCTGgtcttgtttcctcttctgtaaaatgaggaaggtctCACGTTGGTCTAGAACCTTGAACCTGGAACACTAGAAAtaacttcccttctccccacaaaAGAGGAGGACACTTAATGAAGGCACTGAGAAACTGACAGCAGATCCCAAGAAAAAGTAGAGTTGAGAGGGTTTTAATCAGGAGGGTGCcaaacaccctcccccccaataaaaaataaaggaaaccaaCAGAAAACTAATAAGGGGGGAACCTAGGTAAAGGGGTGGGGAGACTGTTGTGGCTCAGCcccaaggagggaaaggagaggactgTGGGTAGGCTGTAATGTCTCCTCTGGGAAGagaaggctttttgtttgttttggtgaggcggttggggttaagtgacttgcccagggtcacgcagctagtaagtgtcaagtgtctgaggccagatttaaactcaggtcctcctgaatccagggtcagtgctctatcctctgtgccacctagctgccccaagttcttGTATTCTACTagctgcttattttttttaagacctGGAGGAGGGACCacaacaaatagaaaaaacatcTTACTGTGGTTAGGTTGAGATTCTGAGAAATATTGGTAGAGGGAGGGCCCTTTTACAAGGAGAAGGGTGTTTGCATAGATGGCTTTTTGGGTAATATGGGGCCTGCCCTGCCAGATGTTCTGGAGATAgggaaacaaaactaaaaacagtCGCTACCCTTGAATAATAATGGGTTTTCCCCAGCTGTCCTCTGCTGCCCAGTATTGTGCAACTGGCCCCAGTCAAGGATTGCTCAAGTGTCTGCCTCCTTtgtcacctccctccctccttcccaacttGTTCTCCTTTCCTTACTCATCCCAGGTCCTAGTTTTCTCCAGCTCCCCTGTTGCTGGATTTTAGCGGCATGGCCTCTTGGCTTAGGCCCTTAGAAATGGGGCTTAGTGTGTGGGAAGCACTTGAGGCAGCTCCAGCCAGTTCTCCTTATTTAATGTTTAAGAAGTGTGACATGTGGGGTGGGGTAGAGCATTGTTTCTTTGTCTAAGTGTTTGGAGATtgatttttcttggttttaaGGCAGTTCTAATTCTGATATTGGGAAGTATGGGTGGATCACTAACCATGGGCAGGAgaagttttttttattttctaaccTCTTGAACACAGTGAGTCATACCAGACCcaatgcctttttatttttaaactaattGAGAAGATTTTGGCAAATCCTGAACAGTACTTTTGAAAACATAATATtgaattcttttccctttctaggTGGCCATGGCTACAGGGCAGGTGTTGTTTCAACGGTTCTTTTATACCAAATCCTTTGTGAAGCATTCCATGGAGGTAAGTAggaccttttcccctttcctcaatTGTATTTCAAGCTAAATACATAAGATTTTAATATGTGAAGCTTAATAACACACTTGCTTTTTGTCCTAATTATAAAAACAAGGTATCCTCAGTAGATTAAGTATTTTTGCTTCATTATGTTTGATAAGCCATGTAAGTTGTAAAGCGCTGCTTATCTTACAAATTGTTCTGTTACTTGTATTTACCTGCCATTTTCTCTTATTAGCCCTCCTTAAGCTGATGGAGGCGATCACAGTTCCAGATTTGAGCAAAACATCAGTATGTTGCAATACTTATATTTCAGCATGTATCAATGGCCTGTGTTCATCTGGCCTCCAAAATAGAAGAGGCTCCAAGACGGATAAGGGACGTAATTAATGTGTTTCATCGACTTCGTCATTTGAGGGAGAAAAAGTAAGTGTTATTGGAGATGGGTTTTTTTATCTGCTCTGAAGAACCCTAGTTTTATTTGGATTATAGGGGTGATGAAAGGCCATCTGTCCCAATATTGTGCCAAAATGGTACGCCCATTGAGATTAAAGGGTTTGTACAAGCTCACACTGGTCCTGCTTAATAGAGcagtgatttgaacccagataagATACTTTGGCTTTGATAAGCAACAGTTAGTAAGTCTGGCTTGTTACTTTTGAACTGAATTACACCTAttggttttcatttcctttgccatctcttttggctttccagtgttttttgtttgtttttttagtgaggcagttggggttaagtgacttgcctagggtcacacagtgtcaggtcctcctgactccagggccagtgctttatctactgcaccacctagctgcccctccagtggtTTTTAGTGGTTGAAAAGATACTCTGATGTTCTTAGCTAAGTACTTTGTAATCTCTAGGTGGATGAAAGCCATTTTCAGAAtgtaataatttcatttattagaTTATTGGACTTTCTTTCACTGCACATTTCAGAAGTTATTACAGTGTTTTAGTGACACAAGTTAAATCTGCCAGCATTTCTCAGTGCCTGTGTGTCTAGACCATTGAAATTAGAACTTGATTTCTTGATAGATGCAAGGAAGAGGTTAAAGATAAGGGCTGAAGGAGAGTTGTTCACATTCTTAGGGGAAAGGAGGTTGCATTGGGTCCTGGGTATGATGTTtgcaatatacatacataatgacATCTGTTATAGATATATACAATGGTGGTTTTAATTGTTCCATTTGACTGTGGGGAATTTATTGTAGGAAACCTGTACCTCTGCTGTTGGATCAGGATTATGTTAATTTGAAGAACCAAATTATAAAGGCTGAGAGAAGAGTTTTGAAGGAGTTGGGGTTCTGTGTCCATGTAAAGCACCCTCATAAGGTTAGTATATTTACTTATAACATAAAGTGGTTCCTGAATCCATGCTCCCATTATACTCAACTTACATCAACACTCATGGTCCCAATTTGTGCCATTTTAGCCAAGAAATAAAAAATCACATTTCTCCACTCTCACCAATGAATGAAGACACACCAGAACTTGAGTTGGTTTTCCAGTTTCTATCAATAGCACAGTAATCCTACCAGATTTCTAAAGATTGCCAACTAGATGATTCTACTGTAAAAATGTACACTAACTCCTTTGGGGTGGAAGCATTTTTGTTTATCCTCATTTGTTGTCACTGCTGCTGACTTAATAAAACGGACTTAGTGatgctctttctctttcccaccttGAATTGTCAGAGTTCCAAGAGCCCTTTTCTCTTATAGAGAAGTCAATCGATTGTGCCAACTACAGGAGCGTGGCTCATGCACTTGAGTATTCTGCTACCCCCAACAATGGGAgaggtttttttcctcctgtgcCATTAACTGGACTGTGATTAAACAAGGCTTAGATTAGAAATTTAATATTGGTCATTGGAGTGTTCCTTACCTAGATCTACTggctttagatttttaaaaaataccgtTTGGCTTTTAATGGGAATAGtccttgctgttactgtgcaaaaATAGTCATCGAGATGTGTAGAAGAAGCTAATCCCACGGTGGAAATCGAATTGAGAGCAGAAATTAGACTAGAGCTGCCTCATGTGGAGGTGAGGCATGCTTGGTAGGGTACAGCTACACCTTCACTTGAGCATCCCAGTGCACCGCAAAGCAGGGAGTGTGTATCATTCAGCCAATGCTCAGCATCCAACagtgctgtctgtctgtctggatATACCATCATGAAGCCACTCCTTGAAATCTAGCATGATGATCTCATTTGCTGCATGGTTACCCCTATAAACTAAACTCTTGGCCCTAAAGATTCTTGGTAATAACTGAATGACCCATATCTTCCAGATAATCGTTATGTACCTTCAGGTGTTAGAATGTGAGCGTAATCAACACCTGGTCCAGACCTCATggtaagttgattttttttgttttaagagaCCAGCAAGGGCAGTGGCAGAAATATGTTGGTTTGAGGCACTTTGGGCAGTGGGTAGTCTATCCCATGACTTTGGTTGTGGGCTCCACAGTTGTCTGAAGTGCCCCAGTCTGCTGTGTAGATTTCCGATCAGCTTCTTAAAATTTCAGGCACTGTCTTAATGGTAAGGTAGTGTAtatcctcctcccccatttcctccCTATTTTCCATTGCTTTCCCTTCCTCTGAAGTGAAAGGGTTCAAGTGGTCTTTCCTTGGGGCAAAGTACATAATAAGGAAGTACTTAGTAACCCTACCCCCTCACCCATTGACTTGGAGCACTGGACATAATACAGGGATGGATCTCAGAGACACTCAAGTAGACCTAGGGTAGTGGCTCAACATCTGTTATGAAACT
This window contains:
- the LOC122748183 gene encoding cyclin-L2-like, with amino-acid sequence MGFCAWVTGGVVAGTLDLELKGILGAVFLALGSLVSGAPLVVCDVYVTLGSVTCHVSDLVPGGEGTKAQERGFSQLGLRHWDGVRSTEASTDKLPSWGIMGDGRGRRENRRRRRRNARWPIAARGGGGGRAAAANGVLGGGRAQRGAAGRGPEARRRPKMAAAAAAAGAPAVAAAAAGSGAGGAASAAGSGSGSGGGAGGAASAAGSGGSGSGVLIGDRLYSGVLITLENCLLPDDKLRFTPSMSSGLDPDTETGLRVVGCELIQAAGILLRLPQVAMATGQVLFQRFFYTKSFVKHSMEHVSMACVHLASKIEEAPRRIRDVINVFHRLRHLREKKKPVPLLLDQDYVNLKNQIIKAERRVLKELGFCVHVKHPHKIIVMYLQVLECERNQHLVQTSWVASEDSLLKWDNLETIL